The Gemmatimonadota bacterium genome has a window encoding:
- a CDS encoding class I SAM-dependent methyltransferase, with the protein MNDRAIAKWNKAAKFLDAGLRGEEARYGRFKRDLFGKAKGKTLLVAAGTGVDFKYFPADIELTAIDFSPSMLEVAENKVGECPAPVTLTEADVTHLDDPDAHFDTVVTSCTFCSVPDPVKGLRELRRVLKDDGALLMFEHVRPSNFYLGFVTDLMNPVARMMGPNINRRTADNLRTAGFRLTREFNVYLDMVKLFEACKA; encoded by the coding sequence ATGAACGACCGCGCGATCGCCAAGTGGAACAAGGCAGCGAAGTTCCTCGACGCCGGCCTGCGCGGAGAGGAAGCGCGCTACGGCCGGTTCAAGCGGGATCTGTTCGGCAAGGCCAAGGGAAAGACACTTCTGGTGGCCGCGGGGACTGGCGTCGACTTCAAGTACTTCCCTGCCGACATCGAGCTGACCGCCATCGACTTCTCTCCGAGCATGCTCGAGGTGGCGGAGAACAAGGTGGGTGAGTGTCCGGCTCCAGTGACGCTGACAGAGGCGGACGTCACGCATCTCGACGACCCCGACGCTCACTTCGACACCGTCGTCACCTCGTGCACCTTCTGCTCCGTCCCGGACCCGGTCAAAGGACTTCGGGAGCTCCGCCGCGTTCTCAAGGACGACGGCGCGCTCCTGATGTTCGAGCACGTGCGCCCCTCCAACTTCTACCTGGGCTTCGTGACGGATCTGATGAACCCGGTCGCCAGGATGATGGGACCGAACATCAACCGCCGAACCGCCGACAACCTCCGCACGGCGGGATTCCGGCTCACCCGCGAGTTCAACGTCTACCTCGACATGGTGAAGCTCTTCGAGGCGTGCAAGGCGTAG